A genomic segment from Aspergillus puulaauensis MK2 DNA, chromosome 1, nearly complete sequence encodes:
- a CDS encoding uncharacterized protein (COG:S;~EggNog:ENOG410PH97;~TransMembrane:9 (o282-299i306-323o343-362i374-394o414-433i445-461o467-488i527-545o557-576i)) has protein sequence MAHESTTSLLPSVDYERFDIPTIEHDEPLVDVIQKLHGFLTSPVSEVWCTFEEIKSAPDPRLRLLVNSLVENSHNPCTVPALMILKWKFDKAAEFDGDQNGTRGHMCEYVAWQFLCRLNRRELIENLLEALRPPFQHVGSIDHGEAVAPSYAAPPVESNALRDEATPLLPDFTFDHVLEGSRLHADYLESGDQWSHNDLDNSKSSDELSMFLGLNALEIATIAYAKKFLSQKVVENVVNDLWNGEIVFWDSLSVNSTKKPRLFNEGTADPYSRLRVPVYRKAFEAIFFVSFLFLYYAVLIERNPTAIGVFEAILYVWIAAFAYDELSGLADSGMLFYQMTFWNLWDLCIIGTGLIFVITRVIGLSQKDGYITDLSFDILSLEALFLVPRIFSLVSLNPYFGSLIPVLKEMTKAFFRFTPVIIILYLGFLTTFTMLARDRFSVKKMSWILVNVFFGSNYLGFDICYDISPFFGCGLMLVFVSVTSLLLISSLVSLMSMSLEGVISHAREEYLFQLAIYVLESSTSNRLTYFLPPLNLIPLICIRPMRLFLPAEDIRRVRIILLRATHLPCVALLWAYESGRRLFSRKVRLPSTNMPRTRSSRPLSMTQASSRRYCHQTAGLPGIDSHPRRASPRARKYAEHGQQRPGHEEVVDMVNEMERLRGQVERVAAAVGIHHRNRQ, from the exons ATGGCACACGAGTCTACAACATCACTACTTCCGTCGGTAGACTATGAGCGTTTTGATATCCCAACTATCGAACACGACGAGCCGCTTGTTGATGTGATCCAGAAGTTGCACGG TTTTTTAACTTCGCCAGTATCCGAAGTATGGTGTACATttgaagaaataaaatccgCCCCAGATCCACGCCTGAGATTGCTTGTCAATTCATTAGTGGAGAATTCGCATAATCCTTGCACTGTACCCGCTTTAAT GATTTTGAAGTGGAAATTTGATAAAGCTGCTGAATTCGACGGTGATCAAAATGGAACAAGAGGCCATATGTGCGAATATGTTGCCTGGCAGTTTCTCTGCCGCCTTAATCGGCGTGAATTGATCGAAAATCTCCTAGAAGCACTTAGGCCCCCATTCCAACATGTGGGCAGCATTGACCATGGAGAGGCTGTCGCGCCTAGCTATGCAGCTCCGCCAGTTGAGAGCAATGCTCTGAGGGATGAAGCCACTCCACTTTTACCAGATTTTACTTTTGATCACGTTCTCGAGGGCAGTAGACTGCATGCGGACTATCTCGAAAGTGGTGACCAGTGGTCTCATAACGACCTGGATAATTCGAAATCTAGTGACGAACTATCCATGTTTCTTGGGTTAAATGCCCTAGAAATTGCCACCATTGCCTACGCGAAGAAATTCCTTAGCCAAAAGGTGGTCGAAAATGTGGTAAACGATTTGTGGAATGGGGAGATTGTTTTCTGGGACTCACTAAGCGTGAACTCTACGAAGAAACCACGGCTCTTTAATGAAGG AACAGCAGATCCCTACTCTCGCTTAAGAGTGCCGGTATATCGAAAAGCTTTTGAAGCCATATTCTTCGTTTCGTTTTTGTTCCTTTATTATGCGGTTCTGATTGAGAGAAATCCAACAGCGATTGGTGTATTTGAGGCCATCCTGTATGTCTGGATCGCAGCTTTTGCTTACGATGAATTGAGCGGTCTTGCCGACTCAGGAATGTTGTTCTATCAGATGACTTTCTGGAACCTTTGGGATTTGTGTATAATCGGAACTGGGCTTATTTTCGTCATTACAA GGGTTATTGGTTTGAGTCAAAAGGACGGGTACATTACAGACCTGTCGTTTGACATACTTTCTCTAGAAGCATTGTTTCTCGTGCCAAG GATATTTTCTCTCGTCAGCTTGAATCCCTATTTTGGAAGCCTT ATCCCAGTACTCAAGGAAATG ACCAAAGCCTTTTTCCGGTTTACTCCTGTGATTATCATACTATATTTGG GGTTCCTGACAACCTTCACCATGCTCGCCCGTGACCGCTTTTCAGTAAAGAAGATGTCCTGGATTCTAGTGAATGTGTTCTTTGG ATCTAACTACCTGGGTTTC GACATTTGCTACGAT ATCTCCCCGTTCTTTGGATGTGGTTTGAT GCTGGTTTTTGTGTCCGTGACGAGTTTGTTGTTGATCTCGTCACTGGTCAGTTTGATGAGTATGAGTTTGGAAGGT GTCATCTCTCACGCCCGAGAAGAATATCTCTTTCA ACTGGCTATCTACGTCCTAGAGAGCAGTACTTCGAACAGACTAACCTACTTCTTGCCGCCGTTG AATCTCATTCCTCTAATTTGTATTCGTCCAATGAGGCTTTTCCTACCAGCGGAAGATATTAGACGGGTGCGCATCATTCTCCTTAGAGCAACACACCTTCCATGTGTTGCGCTGCTTTGGGCCTATGAGTCAGGCCGCCGCCTCTTCTCGCGGAAGGTCAGGCTTCCTTCAACCAACATGCCGCGGACTCGATCAAGTCGCCCACTGTCCATGACCCAGGCTAGTTCTAGGCGATATTGCCACCAAACCGCAGGGTTGCCTGGAATTGACTCACACCCTCGTCGGGCTTCCCCGAGAGCTAGAAAGTATGCGGAGCATGGGCAACAGCGGCCCGGGCATGAAGAAGTTGTGGATATGGTCAACGAGATGGAACGACTCCGCGGCCAGGTGGAGCGGGTGGCCGCCGCAGTTGGCATCCATCACCGCAATCGACAGTGA
- the VPS15 gene encoding ubiquitin-binding serine/threonine protein kinase VPS15 (BUSCO:EOG092602OP;~COG:T;~EggNog:ENOG410PI6P;~InterPro:IPR016024,IPR011989,IPR008271,IPR021133, IPR036322,IPR001680,IPR019775,IPR000719,IPR011009, IPR017986;~PFAM:PF00400,PF00069;~go_function: GO:0004672 - protein kinase activity [Evidence IEA];~go_function: GO:0005515 - protein binding [Evidence IEA];~go_function: GO:0005524 - ATP binding [Evidence IEA];~go_process: GO:0006468 - protein phosphorylation [Evidence IEA]), with amino-acid sequence MGQGYSLTTLSAGSAGIDIPELSDLAYERSMGGGRFMKSIRARQKNGLVFVKVIMKPFPSMKLEPYVRAIIRERELLSDIPNALGSQRILETSIGGYLVRQYIHSSLYDRMSTRPFPEEIEKKWIAFQLLCALRDCHAVEVFHGDIKTENVLVTAWNWVYLSDFSSSFKPTFLPEDNPADFYFYFDTSGRRTCYLAPERFLVANEEPGSRNVNWAMDIFSAGCVIAELFLESPIFTLSQIYKYRKGEYSPEHSQLAKIEDPEIRALILHMIQLDPESRYSAEEYLNFWKIKAFPEYFYSFLHQYMSLMTDPSSGRTQVEAGSANRGEADDRIERVYLDFDKISFFLGATPKANKSGSTSISSRLTGNTLPVELDLPHYEYQNSKLRARTDDGVLIFLTLVVSSLRNTSKASARIKACDILLAFAERVSDEAKLDRILPYIMILLSDRTDSVKTAAIRALAGLLEMVQVVSPVNAYLFSEYIFPRIQPFVLSANSHPSPPVRAAYASCIASLAHSSLRFLDMMQALRSDTRLPTLMPAGSEPRWTEDATYHNLYDVARMDLLDYFEAHTKALLTDSDASVRRAFLGSVSSLCAFFGNLKTNEVILSHLNTYLNDRDWILKCAFFEAVVGVAAYVGSTSLEQYILPLMVQSMTDPEEFVVERVIRSLAAMAELGLFQRSTTWDLLHATVRLLVHPNSWIREASVSFVVNSTKFISVADKHSILSPLVLPFLRVPIVNFSEGDMLDALKAPLPKAVYDLASVWASKAEKGLFWKSISRDGTSALGGANVLAPKKNQKPFSLTSQPKTEEDEYWISRMRNMGMTTEDEPKLVALREHIWRVSMRQTKEIENGKSPLNNVVALIDYGVTPQTVFFDRSQNVKPRRNSLGRPPTTRAEDNKPHTITDALLDASTTIDNATNSRRRHPRSKSKVPQDIGGPAATPRQNAIGILRAEESPSSSPVASSPSAAPGSRPMSPPSSDAEPKVSEGRRSPGQESSSTERESLSVKGWAAGVQKKSSAISLLNRNTTKAYAETGTSPANAFGKIGVPHQRDAIEPAASPAPRERKPLEQQVQQYRANHSYGGDDPTILKLLDSVFAENYPTDFFDLGPYVKEVDSRHPIPKANDRDANKVWKPTGTLVALFGEHSAPVNRVVVAPDHSFFVTGSDDGTVKVWDTTRLEKNLTPRSRQTYRHSNEAKVKALTFVENTHTFVSGATDGSIQAVKVDYHNANGTVRYGKLQLVREYQLSAANDGSPEYAIWLEHFRVDAQSTLLIATSLCRIIALDMKTMLPVYTLQNPIHHGTPTTFCCDRKHNWLLVGTTHGILNLWDLRFQVRLKAWGLSGSGPIHRLQVHPTKGRGRWVCVSGSGSHGNEITVWDIEKIRCREVYRADSLGLNNTHSKDTSENQKPRQAQLSQKDYEAWHVEGDRPEGMLSRFATEVPGTTEYPSGPSPTNAPSGICTFAAGFDSPDDGKDNSTRCGFIISGGCDRKIRFWDLARPEQSSIVSGLDPVSDGGMTGTPRYELSQPVASLLLTTEHLPNPATNGNGSGAKGGSRKSGSGRLPRSTVISLQQQQLLKSHLDFIQDIAVLRVPYGMVISVDRAGMVYIFQ; translated from the exons ATGGGTCAAGGCTACTCCCTCACGACCCTTTCTGCGGGTTCGGCGGGGATCGATATCCCCGAGCTATCGGACCTGGCATATGAGAGGTCTATGGGCGGTGGCAGGTTCATGAAAAGTATCCGGGCCAGGCAAAAAAATGGCTTGGTCTTTGTAAAGGTAATCATGAAGCCTTTTCCAAGCATGAAACTAGAGCCTTACGTCAGAGCCATCATCC GCGAACGTGAACTGTTATCAGATATTCCAAATGCTTTAGGCTCTCAGAGGATACTCGAAACAAGCATTGGTGGCTACCTAGTGCGCCAGTATATCCACAGCTCACTATATGATCGGATGAG CACTCGGCCCTTTCCGGAGGAAATCGAGAAGAAATGGATTgctttccagctcctctgcgCTCTCCGAGACTGCCATGCGGTTGAGGTTTTCCACGGTGATATTAAGACAGAGAACGTCTTGGTCACGGCGTGGAACTGGGTGTATCTCTCGGATTTTTCCTCTTCATTTAAACCTACTTTTCTTCCAGAGGACAACCCTGCCGATTTCTATTTCTACTTCGATACGTCCGGGCGTCGAACATGCTACTTAGCCCCAGAGAGGTTCCTTGTCGCAAACGAGGAGCCGGGAAGTAGAAATGTGAACTGGGCTATGGACATATTTAGTGCCGGTTGTGTTATTGCAGAACTATTTCTGGAGTCGCCGATCTTCACTTTAAGTCAAATCTACAAATATCGGAAAGGCGAGTATAGCCCCGAGCACAGTCAACTAGCCAAGATTGAAGATCCTGAAATACGTGCTTTAATCTTGCACATGATTCAGCTTGATCCTGAATCCAGATATTCAGCTGAAGAGTACTTGAACTTTTGGAAGATCAAGGCATTTCCGGAATACTTTTACAGTTTTCTGCATCAATACATGTCCCTTATGACCGACCCTTCCTCTGGCAGGACACAAGTGGAAGCAGGGTCAGCAAACCGAGGTGAAGCTGATGACAGGATAGAGAGAGTCTATCTAGACTTCGACAAGATATCTTTCTTTCTGGGTGCAACCCCCAAGGCCAACAAAAGCGGCTCCACGAGTATCAGTTCTAGGCTTACGGGCAACACCTTGCCTGTTGAGCTCGACCTGCCACATTATGAATACCAAAATTCGAAGCTTCGCGCGCGGACCGATGACGGGGTGTTGATTTTCTTGACGCTCGTCGTCTCCAGTCTCCGCAACACGTCCAAAGCATCGGCTCGAATCAAAGCTTGTGATATTCTTCTTGCATTTGCGGAGAGAGTATCTGATGAAGCCAAGCTGGACCGCATTCTTCCTTATATCATGATTCTCCTCAGCGATCGGACGGATTCTGTGAAAACTGCCGCAATACGTGCTCTTGCGGGTCTCCTAGAGATGGTTCAGGTCGTGTCTCCGGTCAATGCATATCTTTTTTCAGAGTACATCTTCCCTAGGATACAGCCGTTTGTTCTCAGCGCGAACTCGCATCCCAGTCCACCCGTTCGTGCTGCGTATGCTTCCTGTATTGCATCACTAGCACATTCTTCACTCAGATTCCTAGATATGATGCAAGCATTACGATCTGACACACGCCTGCCCACGTTAATGCCAGCCGGTTCTGAACCAAGATGGACCGAGGACGCCACTTACCATAACCTATACGACGTGGCAAGGATGGATCTTCTTGACTACTTTGAAGCTCACACCAAGGCGCTGTTGACCGACAGCGATGCGTCCGTCCGTCGCGCATTCCTAGGATCAGTGTCCAGCTTATGTGCTTTCTTCGGCAACCTAAAAACTAACGAGGTAATCTTGAGTCATCTCAACACATATCTGAATGATCGGGATTGGATTCTCAAGTGTGCATTTTTCGAGGCCGTCGTGGGTGTTGCGGCCTATGTAGGGAGCACAAGCTTGGAGCAGTACATCCTACCTTTGATGGTGCAGTCGATGACAGACCCAGAGGAGTTTGTTGTTGAGAGAGTCATTCGCTCGcttgctgccatggccgaaCTTGGTCTTTTCCAGAGATCGACCACTTGGGATCTCCTTCACGCTACTGTTCGCTTGCTAGTCCATCCAAACTCTTGGATCCGAGAAGCATCTGTCAGCTTCGTTGTCAATTCGACCAAATTCATATCTGTCGCAGATAAACATTCTATCCTTTCGCCGCTTGTTCTCCCGTTTCTGAGGGTGCCTATTGTGAACTTCTCCGAAGGAGATATGCTCGATGCTCTAAAAGCTCCGCTCCCAAAGGCTGTGTATGATTTGGCGTCTGTGTGGGCTTCAAAGGCCGAAAAGGGCCTTTTTTGGAAGTCTATTAGTCGAGACGGAACTTCAGCTTTAGGTGGCGCTAATGTTTTGGCTCcgaagaagaaccagaaaCCCTTTTCCCTAACCTCGCAACCCAAaactgaagaagacgagtaTTGGATCTCGCGAATGAGGAATATGGGAATGACTACAGAAGACGAGCCCAAGCTGGTCGCTCTCCGTGAACATATTTGGAGGGTCTCGATGCGCCAAACCAAAGAAATTGAAAATGGGAAATCTCCTTTGAATAATGTTGTTGCTTTGATAGATTATGGAGTTACGCCTCAGACGGTGTTTTTCGATAGAAGTCAAAACGTTAAGCCGCGAAGGAATTCCTTGGGGAGACCTCCAACAACTCGAGCCGAAGATAACAAGCCACATACAATCACCGATGCACTGCTTGATGCTTCAACCACGATTGACAACGCGACAAATTCCCGGCGGCGACATCCGCGCTCCAAAAGCAAAGTACCACAGGACATCGGGGGCCCCGCCGCTACCCCACGACAAAATGCTATTGGCATTCTTCGTGCTGAGGAGTCACCCAGTTCCTCACCTGTCGCATCGTCCCCGAGTGCAGCACCCGGGTCTCGACCAATGTCGCCCCCTAGCTCGGATGCAGAGCCCAAGGTCTCAGAAGGTCGACGAAGCCCTGGCCAAGAGAGTTCATCAACGGAAAGGGAGAGCCTCAGTGTGAAAGGATGGGCCGCGGGGGTGCAGAAAAAGTCTAGCGCCATAAGCTTGCTCAATCGTAATACCACAAAAGCATACGCAGAAACAGGTACCAGCCCAGCAAATGCGTTTGGCAAAATCGGCGTTCCACACCAGCGAGATGCAATTGAACCAGCCGCCTCTCCTGCACCCCGTGAAAGGAAGCCTCTGGAGCAGCAAGTGCAGCAGTATCGCGCCAACCACTCTTACGGAGGAGACGATCCTACGATTCTCAAGCTTTTAGACTCTGTTTTTGCAGAAAATTATCCCACAGATTTCTTTGATCTTGGCCCTTACGTTAAAGAAGTGGATAGTCGACATCCAATACCGAAAGCAAACGATCGCGATGCGAACAAAGTCTGGAAGCCAACAGGAACACTCGTGGCCCTATTTGGCGAGCACAGTGCACCGGTAAACCGAGTAGTTGTTGCTCCGGATCACTCATTCTTCGTCACTGGTTCCGACGATGGGACTGTCAAAGTCTGGGACACGACACGCCTAGAGAAGAACTTGACCCCTCGGTCACGTCAGACCTACCGCCATTCTAATGAAGCGAAGGTAAAAGCTTTGACCTTTGTTGAAAATACACATACATTCGTCAGCGGTGCTACTGACGGTAGTATCCAAGCGGTCAAGGTTGATTATCACAATGCCAACGGCACGGTGCGGTACGGAAAACTGCAGCTCGTGCGCGAATATCAGCTATCCGCGGCAAACGATGGGTCTCCCGAGTACGCCATCTGGCTTGAACACTTTCGTGTAGATGCGCAGTCTACGCTGCTTATTGCGACGAGCTTGTGTCGAATCATCGCTCTGGACATGAAAACCATGCTACCAGTCTATACATTGCAAAATCCGATCCATCATGGAACGCCTACAACCTTCTGCTGTGATCGCAAACACAACTGGCTTCTCGTGGGTACAACACATGGGATCCTCAATCTCTGGGATCTCAGGTTCCAGGTCCGGCTTAAGGCTTGGGGTTTATCGGGCTCTGGTCCTATTCACAGATTGCAGGTTCATCCGACCAAAGGCCGTGGCCGATGGGTGTGTGTCTCAGGGAGCGGCAGTCACGGAAATGAGATAACGGTTTGGGACATCGAGAAGATCCGATGTCGTGAGGTGTATCGGGCCGATTCTCTTGGGCTCAACAACACGCATTCCAAAGACACATCAGAGAATCAGAAACCCAGGCAGGCCCAACTTAGTCAGAAAGACTACGAAGCATGGCATGTTGAAGGAGACCGCCCAGAAGGTATGCTCAGCCGTTTTGCAACCGAAGTACCCGGAACCACGGAATACCCATCCGGCCCGTCACCCACGAATGCTCCATCGGGAATCTGCACTTTTGCCGCTGGATTTGACTCGCCGGACGACGGAAAGGACAACAGCACCCGATGCGGCTTTATCATCTCAGGCGGCTGTGATCGCAAGATCCGATTCTGGGATCTGGCTCGCCCCGAACAATCTAGCATTGTCAGCGGACTCGACCCCGTCTCAGATGGAGGGATGACGGGGACGCCCCGCTACGAACTATCCCAACCCGTTGCGTCGCTTCTCCTAACCACCGAACACCTGCCCAACCCTGCTACCAACGGCAACGGCAGCGGCGCAAAGGGGGGTAGTAGAAAGAGCGGAAGCGGGCGGTTACCGCGGAGCACGGTGATaagcctccagcagcagcagctcttGAAGAGCCATCTAGATTTCATTCAGGATATCGCGGTGCTGCGCGTGCCGTACGGCATGGTTATCAGCGTAGACCGGGCGGGGATGGTTTACATTTTCCAATGA